The DNA window TATGATTCTTCTTCAGAATGTACGAGTTTTTGATGGCAAGAGTGATGCGTTGCGTCCTGATCTGGATGTACTCGTAAAGGGAAATCACATTGAAAAGATTGGGAAAAAGCTTTCGGCACCAGACGGCGCGCGCGTGCTTGATGGTGGGGGACGGACTCTGACTCCGGGGTTCATTGATGCGCATACGCATTTGCAGTGGAATCTTGGAGTGTTTGAGCAGTTTGCTGCGCCGATTGATTATCAGGCTGCGCTGTCTTTGCTGGAGGCAAAAAATACGCTGATGCGTGGCTTTACCACTATTCGTGATGTTGCTGGTTCTGTTTTTGGCGTGAAGCGGTCTATTGATGAGGGCATATTCCCTGGACCTCGCATTTATTCTGGTGGTGCCGCGCTGACAATGACCGCGGGGCATGGTGATATGCGAACAGTGAATTCTTTGCCCCGACTTTTTGGTGGTGTCGAGTCTGAGGTGGAACGCATCGGGATGTGCATTTTTGCAGATGGCGTTCCTGAGGTTCTGACAGCCTGTCGAGTGCAGTTCCGAAATGGTGCTGATTTTATCAAGGTTTTTGCTGGTGGTGCGGTGTCTGGCATGTATGACCCCGTGGACATCGGGGAATATTCCAAGGAGGAACTTGAGGCCGCGGTTGGCGAGGCAAAACGCTGGAACACGTATGTTGCTGTGCATGCGTATACCGACAAGTCTGTTCGGGACGCGCTTGAAGCTGGAGCCATGACCATTGAGCACGCGAATTTGGTCAGTGAGGACACGATAAAACTCGCCGTGAAAAAAGGTGCGTACATAAGCGCGCAGACAGGTGTGTTTTTAAGCCCGCCGCCCGAAAGCTTCACTCCTGCCCAGAAGGCACGGCAAAAGCTGGTGGCAGACGGTTTGGATCATATGATGAAGATGGCGAAAAAGCATAAGGCCAAGATTGGTTTCGGTTCAGATATGATTGGCTCTATTGAACTGAAAAAGATGCAGAGCACGGAGTTCACGAATCGAACAAAGTGGTTCTCAAATGCGGAGATTTTGCGCCAGGCTACTTCTGTGAATGGTGAAATTCTTGCTCTGAGTGGCCCTCGTAACCCGTATCCGGGAAAGCTCGGAGTCATTGAAGAGGGAGCACTTGCTGATCTCCTGCTCATTCAGGGGAATCCTCTTGAAGACATCAAACTTCTTCTCAATCCAGAAGAAAATATTGATCTCATCATGAAGGATGGAACGATTTACAAGAATACCCTGAGCGAGAACTAGAGCACACTCTCGCGCTGTATTCCAAACAAAAAAGAAGGGCGTGGAGGCATAAGTCTCCACGCCCTTTTGTGTCGGATCTGAGGAAAGAGGGGCGAGATTGGTTGATGTGTTAAATACAACAAATGAAGCATTATATTAAACAGCACGCTTCGTTTTATTTAACAGAATGAGACTGCCGTCATCGAAATAAATTTTTAACTTATCGATTTTAATGAATATTTTATCTGGCACGCATTTTGGAATAGTGGGAGCAAAGAATGAGCGCCATTGTGGTGCGTTTGACCACGCGTTGAGTGAGTTGTCCTCTCGCGCAACAGAGGAAAGGTGAAATTATGAAGCATACATATCGTGTCGCCTTGAAGGAGCTGGCTTTGTCCCAGAAAGGAGCTGGCAGGTCTCTTCAGTTCGAGTTCGGAAGCCATGACGATGTCTTTGCGATTCTGGAACGTCTGAGTGGAAATGACGCCCTTGACGAGGACACCCGCGCCGCCCTGATTGTGGGTGTGAAGACCCTTGGCAGCGCTCTTCTTTCCAACCCAAAGTCCCCGGAAATGTCTCAACTCCTGCCGCATTTCAAGGGACTCATGATGGAGCTTAAAGCCGTTTTCACAGAGAATCCATAGCCATTCTTACTTGAGCTTTTCATCGTATAAGGACGGGCCTGGGGCACAGTGTGCTCTGGGCCTGTCTTGTTTTGGTCGCATCTGCCCTCCGCCCATATTTTCACTCTCTTCTGAAATGTGTATTCTTTGAGATGATCGTGTCTCATTGAGCAATTTTGTCCAAGTTTTTGCTTTGGCGTTATGCGATACAAAGAAAAAGGAGAAGTGAGGTCACGGTATGGCAGCAGCACAGTCTAATTCATTTCGCTTTATGCAAAGCACAAGTGATGTCCACATGACTGTCTTGCGCGCTGTTATGTCTGACTTCTCCTACGTCAAACATGCGCACGATGAGCTGGCTCTTGGCGTCACCCTTCATGGTATTCAGGAATTTTCCTGCAATGGTCAGCTGTTTCGTAGTGCTTCTGGTGACATTATTTGCTTCAATCCCGGTGAGGTTCATAACGGCAACCCCGGGGATTGTGACCCTTTGAAATACGTGATGCTCTATCTTGAGCCTGAGGACATTCGGAATTTTATGGGAAGCGTTGCAACTCATCATGTTTCGGATGTCTGGGTCCCTGAGACACATTTTCATGACGCGTTTTTACGCTTCCTTATTCTGGAGGCATCGCAGCTTGCTCCCAATGCTGAGCGCTTTCCCCTAGAATATGAACACGCTGTGTTCAAAATTGCAGAGCGTTTGGCGTGGCGGCAGGGGCTGGTCCGCCCGGAACTCTGGCTGCGACGAAAGGATTCGCTTTTCGTCAAAGTGATGGACTATGTGCACGAGATGCTTGGCGAGGATATCTCTGTTGAAGAGTTGAGCTCCCTTGTGCACATGTCGAAGTTTCATTTCATTCGCCTCTTCCGAACGCAGTTTGGTCTGACTCCTCATCAGTTTATTCTGAACCAGCGGGTGAACAGGGCGAGGGAAGCGTTGACCAAAGGCGGACGTCCGTCAGATGTCGCTCAGGATTTTGGTTTTTTTGACGGAAGCCATTTGAACAGGCATTTCAAGCGTATTTATGGGATCACACCGAAGCAGTATCAAATTCAGCTGTTAAAGTGAGGTCAGGAAGATGCTTGGAATTTTGCTCTACAGTCTTGGCATTATGTACACCCCCGGCCCCGTGAATATCCTGAGCCTGAACCGTGGTGTGCAGGCCCGGTACACTCTGCATATACCCTTTTGCTGTGGTGTGGGCGTTGCCCTGTTTTTTTGGTTTCTTTTGATTGGCTATGCGGGCAGTGCCCTTTTGGGCAGGACTGCAATGCCTGTGATCTCTGCCTTTGGTGCTGGCTTTATTGTATATCTGGCCTGTAAGGTCTTGGCTTCCGCACAGCTGGAGTTCAAGGGCGAGGGCAAGGCCTATGTCTTGAGCTTTCGAGATGGGCTTGTGATGCAGCTTCTGAACCCTAAATCGTTTCTTGCGGTTCTCCCGGTGACGGCTGTCCAGTTCCCTGCTGCGGGCATAGATGGAACAGGAATAGCCCTGTGGTCTTTGGGCCTCGCCTGTCTTGGCTTTGGTGCTCCACTTCTTTACGCCTACCTTGGTTCAAATCTCTCCCAGTTTGTTGAGAAACCAGTCTATTTTTTATGGTTCAACAGGGCTATGGGGATTGCCCTTGTTTGGGTCGCAGTCGACATGGTCTATACGCATATTTTTCAGGTTCTCTGGTCACACCAGCTTTCGGCAGCTTTCCCCTAAGCTTTGCGACAGCGTAAAAAAAGAGAACAAAAAAAGGCCCCGGCAGAGTTTGTCCTCTGTCTGGGCCTTTTGGATATTGAGTGAAGTGGAATTAGCGGCGTCGGCGTTTTAGATCTTTGATACGCAGAGCCACATCTTTCCAGCGTTCTTTTTCTATTCGGTCAGCACTCTTGGTACTTCGGCTTTCGAGGTAATCCAGCTCTCGTTGCATCTTATGGTAGCTTTCCAGCCGTTCGGCTGGCAGTTCTCCATTTTGAACAGCTCGGAGTACTGCGCATCCCGGTTCGGTCTGGTGTGTGCAGTCTGCAAAGCGGCAGTATTCTGCCAGTTGTTCGATGTCTTCGAAGCTTCGCTGGATGCCTTCCCCGCCTTCCGAAAATGCGATTTCGCGAATGCCGGGATTATCTATGAGCATTCCCCCCTGTGGCATTTTGAGGAGTTCGCGGTGTGTTGTTGCATGACGGCCTTTGCCAACGCTTTCACTCACGTGAGCTGTTATCTGGATGTCTTTTCCATACAGCATATTTGCCAGTGTAGACTTACCCGCTCCAGAAGAGCCGATCATGGCAACGGTTTGTCCCCTTTGGATGTACTGTTCCACCTCTTCTTTTCCCTGCATGTTTTTTGCCGAGCAGAGGATGACTGGAACTCCAAACGCGATGCTTTCGACCTCCATCTGGAAGTTTTCTGGGGCATTTTGCAAATCTGCTTTGGTCAGGATTATGACGGGATTTATCCCGCAGTTATAGACCAGCGTCAGGTAGCGCTCCAGACGGCGAAGATTAAAGTCGCGGTCCAGACCGCTGACAATAAAAACCGTGTCCAGATTTGCTGCGATGGGCTGCGTTTTTTGCGCAATGCCAGAGTGCCTGTCATGAGATCCTGCCTCACCTCGTGACAGCATGTTTTGCCGGGGCAGTACTGCTGTAATATGTTTGTCGTGGGTCAGGACCCAGTCGCCCGTGACAGGAAAATCAGCGTTTTTGGCGTGTAGGAGTTTTCCCGCTGCCGAGCACAGCCATTCCTCTTGTGCATTCGAAACGAGGAAAAGGTTTCTTTGAACACTGATGACTCGGGCCACACAATGTGGCTCCGTGGCCATGTCTTCAAGGAAAAGGACTGTATTTTTTTTCCAGCCAAGCTGAAAAAGGTGGTCGAGAGGATTTCGGCGCTGTGGATGTGTTGCACAGGGATTGGTCATGGTTCATCACCGTTATGTATGGGCTGCAGTGTGCAGCAAAGAATGCAAAACTCCGTGATTTTTCACGGATAGGCGTCAATCGGGATGAATGTGGTGCAGAAAGAAGGGTACACCAAAAGACCAGCATTATTTATAATGCCAAACGCACAGGCAAAGACGCCGGAATGTTTTCCGCAGGATGCAGAAAAGAGAGGTCTATGCCTGGTGGCGGCCCTTCAGTTCGGCACGCACGAGCACAAGATCCATAAACCGTGTTGATGACATAAAATCTCCTGAATAAATGATGCCCAAACCCTCTATGTTTTTTGAGACTTGGTCAAGGGGTGCCATTATGAATGAGTGGGAGGGAGAAATTGGGGGCCAGCCCCAGCGCGGTAGCGCTGGATGGGTGGGTGGGAGAAGTTGGGGGCCAGCCCCCAACCCCCCGCGTAAGGGAATGATTCCCTTACGTATCCTCATCGAGTTTGAATTCCCTCCACGCTTCGCGTGAATGAAATTCAAACTTGGGTGAGAAGGTGTAAAGAGCTTCTTCCTCTTTCCTGTGCGTTGTCACCATTTTCTTTTTGAACGCGAGCGTTCAAAAAGAAAATAAGTGCGGCAAAAAAGGGAAAAGAACACGCAATCGGGAAATGCCACTAGCTGTTTTGAACAGGTTGGCGGAGAGGAGAGCAAAGCTCTCATCCCGCCAACCTGTTCAAAACAGCGAAAGCGGGATTCCCAAGGGCCTCGTCCTTGGGCGGGGTCAAGGGGCAGCGCCCCTTGCAGAGTTTGGGACAGCGTCCCAATACCCCCCCCATCCAAAGCCCTTGCAGAGCAGGCAGAGATTTCCTTTCTGAGTCGAAATCATGTATTGGCTAGCGAGAATTTGCACGAGTTGCAGACGAGTAACGAGAAGAGAAAAAGAGTGTATTTACGAATAAAAAAGAGGCAAATGCAAAGTCTTTGCAGGGGCTTCCTGATGGCTCTGATGCTGCTGATGGTCCTTGTGCTACCATACAAGGCCGAAGCTGCGGCAAGACTGTGTATCAATGAATTTTTCTGTGAAGGCGCGTCTAACTTCCCGGACTGGATAGAAATCTATAACGGGGGGGACGAGGCGGCGTCGCTGCAGGGCTACTTCCTCTCGGACGACCTGGATTATCCACGTTGGGAGATAAAGCCGAACTTCGTGCTTGGTCCGGGCGAGATGCGCGTCTTTGTGTGCGACAAAAAAGACTCCTACGACCACACGAATTTCCGCTTAAGCTCTGGCGGTGGAGATGTGTGCCTGTTTGCACCGGACGGAACGCTCGTGGATTTCTTGACCTACGCCAAAACTAAACGACTGCATTCTATTGGGCGCTACCCTGACGGCGGAGAGAGCTGGTTCTACTTTGATGAGCCAAGCTATGGTCGACCGAATGGTGGTATCCGTACCCCATTTGGACTTGAGTCGCAGACCGTTGCCGCTCCTGCGCTGAACCTTGAGGCTGGCCGATATGATAAGGCCGTAGAACTCCGGCTTGCAGGGGGGGAGAGAGAAGAGGTGCACTTTACGCGTGATGGCTCAATCCCAACGCTTAAGTCCCCATTGTTTCCAAAGTACCTGAAGCTCGATGAAACCACAGTGCTTCGCCTGCGCCGAATTCGTCCTGATGGAACTCAAAGCGCGGTTGCAAGCTATTCATACGTGATGAATCCTCAGACTGATTTGGCGATTGTTTCGCTGATTTCAGATCCTGAAAATTTGTGGAACGCTGAAACCGGAATTCTGGTCAATGGTGAAGGATTTGAAAGCGGCAAAAGCTTGCGGCCAAACTGGAGCTATAACTGGCGCAGACCTGTGCATGTGGATTTCTTTGAAAGTCCGGAAAGAGGAAAGAAGGGCTTTTCGGTTGATGGTGAATTCCGTGTTTATGGTGGAGCGTCACGAAAACGCGTCCAAAAATCCATGTCGTTTTATATGGGGACAAAGGAAAATCCATATCCCATTGTGCATCAGCTCTATCCTAGAGAGCCGCAACTGACACATTTCTCTGGTTTTGGCCTAAGAAATGGTGGCGACTGGTGGCTTAAAAATCAGGTCATTGACGGCATCGGGCATAGTCTCGCAGCGGGTCAGATGAAAACGGGGCGCATGGCGTATCGGCCTGTGCGTGTGTACCTGAACGGAAATTATTGGGGATTGATGGGCTTGCGGAATCGGTTTAACCGCCGAAATGTCCTCTGGGAATATGGCCTGCCCTTGCAGAAAATTGACGACATAGAAAATACTCAAATTTCACGCGATAAAAATGGACCATGGAAGGGCGTGACGGAGCAGTTCCGAAAGACTGGCTCCTACAAGCAGGCTTTGGCCCACTGGGATATTGAAAGCTATTTGGATTACCTTTGCCTTGAGCTGTTCGTAAACAACACAGACTGGGTGGGGAACAATATTAAGGCATGGCGGCCCCGCGTTGACGACAGGAAGTGGCGGTGGTTTGCCTATGATCTGGATTACGGTCTGAGTGGAAAACGCTCGCCAGATTTTGATACACTGGCATGGCTCAAGGGGCACCCGTGGAGACAAAATTTGCGTTTGGGCATGCTGTCGACTGACCCTGAATTTGTGCGCGACTTTGTGACACGGATGAATGCGCATATGCTGACGACATTCACCGTTGAGCGCATGCTTGAGATTACAGATTCCATTGTGGATCAGATTACGCCAGAAATGCCGCTACACATTGCCCGATGGAAGTGGAAACGCCCCCGGATGAATATG is part of the Desulfobaculum bizertense DSM 18034 genome and encodes:
- the rsgA gene encoding ribosome small subunit-dependent GTPase A, which gives rise to MTNPCATHPQRRNPLDHLFQLGWKKNTVLFLEDMATEPHCVARVISVQRNLFLVSNAQEEWLCSAAGKLLHAKNADFPVTGDWVLTHDKHITAVLPRQNMLSRGEAGSHDRHSGIAQKTQPIAANLDTVFIVSGLDRDFNLRRLERYLTLVYNCGINPVIILTKADLQNAPENFQMEVESIAFGVPVILCSAKNMQGKEEVEQYIQRGQTVAMIGSSGAGKSTLANMLYGKDIQITAHVSESVGKGRHATTHRELLKMPQGGMLIDNPGIREIAFSEGGEGIQRSFEDIEQLAEYCRFADCTHQTEPGCAVLRAVQNGELPAERLESYHKMQRELDYLESRSTKSADRIEKERWKDVALRIKDLKRRRR
- a CDS encoding CotH kinase family protein, producing MALMLLMVLVLPYKAEAAARLCINEFFCEGASNFPDWIEIYNGGDEAASLQGYFLSDDLDYPRWEIKPNFVLGPGEMRVFVCDKKDSYDHTNFRLSSGGGDVCLFAPDGTLVDFLTYAKTKRLHSIGRYPDGGESWFYFDEPSYGRPNGGIRTPFGLESQTVAAPALNLEAGRYDKAVELRLAGGEREEVHFTRDGSIPTLKSPLFPKYLKLDETTVLRLRRIRPDGTQSAVASYSYVMNPQTDLAIVSLISDPENLWNAETGILVNGEGFESGKSLRPNWSYNWRRPVHVDFFESPERGKKGFSVDGEFRVYGGASRKRVQKSMSFYMGTKENPYPIVHQLYPREPQLTHFSGFGLRNGGDWWLKNQVIDGIGHSLAAGQMKTGRMAYRPVRVYLNGNYWGLMGLRNRFNRRNVLWEYGLPLQKIDDIENTQISRDKNGPWKGVTEQFRKTGSYKQALAHWDIESYLDYLCLELFVNNTDWVGNNIKAWRPRVDDRKWRWFAYDLDYGLSGKRSPDFDTLAWLKGHPWRQNLRLGMLSTDPEFVRDFVTRMNAHMLTTFTVERMLEITDSIVDQITPEMPLHIARWKWKRPRMNMERWKDSIDPIRDFCRKRPKAMYGLLQKHFGYGPSVETEVHIGAVSGGHVELSGVPVPTEEIKGGVLKGITLTLRAVPQKGYRFVRWEGGENSPAQNQFIQAGMHTALHPVFEKKMNKE
- a CDS encoding DUF3861 family protein, coding for MKHTYRVALKELALSQKGAGRSLQFEFGSHDDVFAILERLSGNDALDEDTRAALIVGVKTLGSALLSNPKSPEMSQLLPHFKGLMMELKAVFTENP
- a CDS encoding LysE family translocator, with the protein product MLGILLYSLGIMYTPGPVNILSLNRGVQARYTLHIPFCCGVGVALFFWFLLIGYAGSALLGRTAMPVISAFGAGFIVYLACKVLASAQLEFKGEGKAYVLSFRDGLVMQLLNPKSFLAVLPVTAVQFPAAGIDGTGIALWSLGLACLGFGAPLLYAYLGSNLSQFVEKPVYFLWFNRAMGIALVWVAVDMVYTHIFQVLWSHQLSAAFP
- a CDS encoding metal-dependent hydrolase family protein yields the protein MRSFAALGFAVAAFFCAALVGTGECFSQETAEEQSMILLQNVRVFDGKSDALRPDLDVLVKGNHIEKIGKKLSAPDGARVLDGGGRTLTPGFIDAHTHLQWNLGVFEQFAAPIDYQAALSLLEAKNTLMRGFTTIRDVAGSVFGVKRSIDEGIFPGPRIYSGGAALTMTAGHGDMRTVNSLPRLFGGVESEVERIGMCIFADGVPEVLTACRVQFRNGADFIKVFAGGAVSGMYDPVDIGEYSKEELEAAVGEAKRWNTYVAVHAYTDKSVRDALEAGAMTIEHANLVSEDTIKLAVKKGAYISAQTGVFLSPPPESFTPAQKARQKLVADGLDHMMKMAKKHKAKIGFGSDMIGSIELKKMQSTEFTNRTKWFSNAEILRQATSVNGEILALSGPRNPYPGKLGVIEEGALADLLLIQGNPLEDIKLLLNPEENIDLIMKDGTIYKNTLSEN
- a CDS encoding AraC family transcriptional regulator — translated: MAAAQSNSFRFMQSTSDVHMTVLRAVMSDFSYVKHAHDELALGVTLHGIQEFSCNGQLFRSASGDIICFNPGEVHNGNPGDCDPLKYVMLYLEPEDIRNFMGSVATHHVSDVWVPETHFHDAFLRFLILEASQLAPNAERFPLEYEHAVFKIAERLAWRQGLVRPELWLRRKDSLFVKVMDYVHEMLGEDISVEELSSLVHMSKFHFIRLFRTQFGLTPHQFILNQRVNRAREALTKGGRPSDVAQDFGFFDGSHLNRHFKRIYGITPKQYQIQLLK